Part of the Janibacter alkaliphilus genome is shown below.
GATCCCCTTCCCGCTGAGCCAGCTGCTGCGCCGGTGGAGCCGCGACCTGGCGGCCGCGCAGACCGTGGCCGCGGTCGGTGCGGGAGCCCGGACGGTGTCGATGGGTGACCTGCTCGGGCCGGAGTTCGCGGCCAGCCCGAAGGAGCTCTTCAGCCAGGACCGCTTCCACCCCTCGCCGGCCGGTTACGCCCGGGTGGCCTCGGCGCTGCTGCCCTCGGTGGCCGCGTCGCTGGACGCCTGGCCCGACGGCGCGACCGGGGACACCGAGCCCCAGGCGAGCCGCGGCGAGGGCATCGGCCTGGTCAGCGAGGCCGCCGACCGGGCGGTCGCCGTGGCCGGCACCGAGGTCGGCCCGGCCGAGGTCGGCGAGGGCGAGTCGACGCCGCGCACCCGCTGGGCGATGCTGCGCCGCCGCGCCCGCTCGGAGTCGACGGACGCCCCCGCCCACACCCCCTCCCCCTGACGCCCTCCCCCCTCCCTCCCGCTCCCCTTCCCCAACTTTGAGGTTGCCCCGGTTCGGCGGACATCTTGATGGCTCGGCCTGGTTGGGTCGGGCAGGGAAGGATGGCCCTTATGGGTGCGAAGAGGAAGAGCTACACCCCGCAGTACCGGCGTGATGCTGCGCGTCTGGTGATCGACTCGGGCCGCACGATCTCGGCGGTGGCTGCGCAGATCGGTGTGGGTGAGCAGGTGCTGGGTCGGTGGGTGGCCAGGGAGCGTGCGCGGATGGATCAGCCGCCGGAGGCGGTGGATCTCGACGAGCGTGCCGAGCTGGAGCGGTTGCGCGCGGAGAATGCTCAGCTGCGGATGGATCGGGAGTTCCTGAAAAAAGCAGCGGCCTTCTTCGTGGCGGAGGGGGCGTCGGAGCAGACGCCGCGTTCGCAGTGATTCACGCGGAGAAGGCCTGCGCCGAGGGTGTGCGGTCCACGGTCGGTGACATGTGCGAGCTGCTGGGGGTGTCGCGGTCGGGCTACTACGACTGGCTCGCCCGCCAGGCGGCTGGGCCGGGGCCGCGTGAGCAGCGGTTGCGGGATCTGGCCGCGAAGGTGGTGAGCGCGCACCAGGACTCCGACGGGGTGTACGGCGCGCCCCGGATCACCGCGCAGCTGCGGGCGGCGGGTGAGGTCGTGACCCGCAAGACGGTCGCGAAGGTGATGCGCGCGAACGGGATCGAGGGCATCAGCCCGCGCGCGTGGCGGCCGGCGACCACGGTCACCGGCCCGGCGCCGCACCGCATCCCGGACCTGGTCCAGCGCCGCTTCGACCAGGGCGAGCTGAACCGGGTGTGGACCTCGGACATCACCTACCTGGCCACCGGTCAGGGCTGGCTGTACCTGTGCGCGGTCCGGGACGGCTGCTCCCGGCGCGTGCTCGGGTACGCCTTCAGCGACAGCCTGCACACCGACCTCGTCGAGGACGCGCTGCGGCGGGCGGTCACCTTCCGTGACGGCCGCACGGCCGGGGTGATCCTGCACGCCGACCGCGGCTGCCAGTACACCTCCGACCAGCTCGAGCGCGCCGCCCGCGCCCTGGACGTGCGACTCAGCGCCGGACGTACCGGCGTGTGCTGGGACAACGCCCAGCACGAGAGCTTCTGGTCCACCCTCAAGACCGAGCACTACCACCGCCACGAGTTCACCACCCGAGCCGCCGCGATCCACAGCGTGACCCACTGGATCGAGACCGTGTACAACCGCCGACGACGCCACACCGCCCTCGGCAACATCAGCCCCGTAGCCTTCGAGCACGGACTCACCACGGCGGCACCAGCCGCCTAAACCGATGTCCACCAAACGGGGGCAGCCCCAAACTGCCTAGGTGTACCCGGCCAGGAGGTGGGTAGCAGAACGAGGCGGTTGACGTACGTGGAACCTCCGGGTGAGGTGTGGCTTGTCGAAGGCCCGTTCCATCACCCGGAGGTTCCATGTCCCACGGTAATGCGCGGCTGACCGTCTACGGTCGGCGGCTGATCGTCGAACGCCGTCAGAAAGGCTGGGCCAAGGCCCACATCGCGGCATCGCTGGGCGTCTCACGCAAGTGCGTGAACACCTGGATCGAGCGCTACGAGGCCGAGGGCGAAGCCGGGCTGGTCACCCGCTCATCCACGCCGCGGACCACCCCGACCAAGACCAGCGCCGAGGACGAGCAACGTGTCCTGGCGGCACGGCACGAGTACCGCGAGGGGCCCGACCTCCTGGGCCCAAGGGTGGGGGTCGCGCCCCGGACGGTGTCGCGGATCCTGCGCCGCCATCAGGTGCCCTACCTGCACGAGTGCGACCCCATGACCGGCCAGGTCATCCGCTCCTCGAAACAGACCACGCGACGCTACGAACGCGACCGTCCCGGCGAGCTGGTCCACGTCGACGTCAAGAAGATCGGCAAGATCCCCGACGGCGGCGGATGGCGCGTCCACGGCAGAGCCGCGACCGAAGCAGCCAAGACCTGCCGGCCCCGCATCGGCTACGACTACATCCACGCCATGGTCGACGACCACACCCGCCTGGCCTACTGCGAAGCCCTGCCCGACGAACAAGGCCCCACCTGTGCCGGGTTCATCCTGCGCGCCGCGGCCTACTTCGCCGCGCACGGCATCACCCGCATCGAACGCGTCATCACCGACAACCACTGGTCCTACCGACGCTCACGCCACGTCCGCGAGGCCCTGGCCACGCTCGACGCGCGCCACCTGTTCATCCGCCCCCACTGCCCCTGGCAGAACGGCAAGGTCGAACGGTTCAACCGCACCCTGGCCACCGAGTGGGCCTACCACCAGCCCTACACCACCAACGACCAACGCACCGCAGCACTTGCACCCTGGCTCGAGCACTACAACACTCAACGCCGCCACAGCGCACTCGGCGGACACCCACCCACCGACTGCCACCAACCTGATGGCCGAGTACACCTAGGTGTGAGGTCCAGGGACGTTGTTCAGGGCTCAGCGTGCTGGGGTGACGTGCGAAGGCCTCCTGTTGTGAAGTGGTGCTGTCAGAACAACCAGCTCTCATCCAGGAGGCCTTCATGGCTCACATTACCGGCGCGCTCTCACCGGGCGCGAGGCTCAAGCTGGCCCGGCTGATCGTCGATCAGGGGTGGACGTGCACCGCGGCAGCGCAGCAGTTCATGATCAGTGCCCGCACGGCCAGCAAGTGGGACTGCTGCACGAATCGGTGACATCTGATCTGTGGTGCCGAGGGGTGCCGCTGGAAGGATGTGGATCGTGCCCAAGCCCTATCCGAAGGAGTTTCGCGACGATGTCGTGCGGGTCGCGAGGAACCGTGAGCCGGGTGTCCGTCTCAAGCAGGTGGCTGCCGACTTCGGGATCAGCGAGTCGTGTCTGACGAACTGGCTCAAGCGGGCCGACGTCGAGGACGGCGTCAAGTCCGGGACCACCACCGCGCAGTCGGCGGCCGAGCGGGAGCTGCGCAAGCGGGTCCGACTGCTGGAGCAAGAGAACGAGGTCCTGCGCCGTGCTGCGGCGTATCTGTCGCAGGCCAACCTGCCGGGAAAATGATGTACCCGCTCGTCCGCGAGCTGGCTTCCACCGACGCCCCGCTGCGGGTGCCGGTGGCGGTGACGTGCCGGGTGCTGAGTCT
Proteins encoded:
- a CDS encoding IS3 family transposase (programmed frameshift), which translates into the protein MALMGAKRKSYTPQYRRDAARLVIDSGRTISAVAAQIGVGEQVLGRWVARERARMDQPPEAVDLDERAELERLRAENAQLRMDREFLKKSSGLLRGGGGVGADAAFAVIHAEKACAEGVRSTVGDMCELLGVSRSGYYDWLARQAAGPGPREQRLRDLAAKVVSAHQDSDGVYGAPRITAQLRAAGEVVTRKTVAKVMRANGIEGISPRAWRPATTVTGPAPHRIPDLVQRRFDQGELNRVWTSDITYLATGQGWLYLCAVRDGCSRRVLGYAFSDSLHTDLVEDALRRAVTFRDGRTAGVILHADRGCQYTSDQLERAARALDVRLSAGRTGVCWDNAQHESFWSTLKTEHYHRHEFTTRAAAIHSVTHWIETVYNRRRRHTALGNISPVAFEHGLTTAAPAA